The genome window AAGACTTGGCTATCTCGGAGCACAAAACTATTTCCTAAATCAGCGAGTTCCTCAGTCGAACCACTAAAGCGTGAGGTGAATAAGCCGCCAGCTTGCGAAATACCCTCCAAGATGGTGGTCGGCTGACTCAAAGGATATAACCCTGGCTTATTCAAGCGCCCCAGTAGCCAAGCTCGCCGACTGCGCACTTCTCGCAGGGTGACATTGACACGGGGACTCGAGTAGTCACGACGTAGTGCTGTTTCCAATGCATGACTCAGTTCTTTGACAGTCAACCCGTCAGCTTTAATCCCCCCTGCGAGGTCATAATAGACCCGCCCGTCTGGCATGACGAAGGTTTCTGAACGGCTCCCATTCACACCCGTAATTTCAATTTCAACCCAGTCGCCAACTCCAACCTGATATGCGGCCTCGCTGGGATGTAACCAAGCAGGATTCAACTCACGCTTCGTTTCAAGTGTATGAAATGCCTCTTTATGCAACAAGCTTGCGTCTAAATCACGAGGATCAAACTCTTCGCGATCCACCTCGTGGCGGCACCCCGAGACAATGACCAATAGAACGCAAAAAAGTATGATAATATAACGCATTACTCGTCGTCGTCCTCCGGCGGTCTCCACCCCG of Lentimonas sp. CC4 contains these proteins:
- a CDS encoding polysaccharide biosynthesis/export family protein, which translates into the protein MRYIIILFCVLLVIVSGCRHEVDREEFDPRDLDASLLHKEAFHTLETKRELNPAWLHPSEAAYQVGVGDWVEIEITGVNGSRSETFVMPDGRVYYDLAGGIKADGLTVKELSHALETALRRDYSSPRVNVTLREVRSRRAWLLGRLNKPGLYPLSQPTTILEGISQAGGLFTSRFSGSTEELADLGNSFVLRDSQVLPVDLLALIKQGDMSQNIYLEDGDYVYLPSSLSQNVHVLGAVMQPKAIGYKDKINIVSAIAEAKGPHPDADLDQVLIIRGSLADPKVAVIDFNAIVAGQATNVELRPFDIVWVPDRPFKILERYFWVVFDAAATTIAVREGANAVETSGDDEGPGVTIPIGND